The Lycium barbarum isolate Lr01 chromosome 10, ASM1917538v2, whole genome shotgun sequence genome includes a region encoding these proteins:
- the LOC132613799 gene encoding uncharacterized protein LOC132613799 isoform X3, whose product MTMMSNEEEKRCPLCAEEMDWTDQQFKPCKCGYQVCVWCWHHIMDIAEKDASEGRCPACRTKYEKDKVVAMQANFERAGNNNANRKSKPTKAKPKANEVRKDLTNIRVIQRKMAYVTGLPLSIADEDLLQRKEYFGQYGKISKVSLSRTAGGSIQLLTNDTFSVYITYSKEEEAIQCIQSVHGFVLEGMYLRASFGTAKYCHAWLRNTPCNNPSCLYLHILGTDEDSFGKDEAAAIHTRSRVQQIVGASSSAMNRSGNVLPPPVNELSSISFTSTGNSTSQSAGATSDIVNHSRYMARVVPYSEKDEGVCDPSRRSAIVDVRLSNISDAEKDGNCNEDSGLFDLCSNLCSGTINKDNHAQEPYSDTLIFEVPTSNHLVSHLPRDPNSIEISDESFREDSISFDGQRSKDSSHSAKCTGGSGGHSLMHRRTCSLSNNAMEHRSLHNEAEEASPPRSCVNSTLIDGLHDLKFQSSVKSDTIYTGSNSFSNEEIVEHLRRTENDCLNNYDESSAFSPVNDSKISNILTWDFGSRDDSLTLRHSLTGLCNEPNGQHGSWKSLHSCQGFSFMKQDGSSSQRADLDSSSSNISLMSKQSSILQDFREKKEQHMLESQYQISRSKVMAPPGFSISSRDLPPGFPLSDEIGGFSRTLSGDTDFVDPAILSCGKGKPTNGFCISGLEIGSQRRALEDDARLWLLMQQKYADQDGKFSRNLASQTPSAYQEQRFHGADEYAGVSNVYGFTPRPVDQRQSFDQSLYTHFPQQKFANGPISNGYQHDISGNFQCRNEVDGMAEFQRNERLGFNKYYTGYENQTFQGSRSGDVFPRVFGM is encoded by the exons AT GACAATGATGAGCAATGAAGAAGAGAAAAGGTGTCCTCTTTGTGCTGAAGAAATGGATTGGACTGATCAGCAATTTAAGCCTTGCAAATGCGGTTATCAG gtgtgtgtttggtgttggcaTCACATAATGGACATAGCAGAGAAAGATGCGTCAGAGGGACGGTGTCCTGCATGTCGAACTAAATATGAAAAGGATAAAGTTGTGGCAATGCAAGCAAATTTTGAAAG GGCAGGGAACAACAATGCGAATCGGAAAAGTAAACCAACAAAGGCAAAGCCAAAAGCTAATGAAGTGAGGAAGGATCTTACAAATATTCGGGTCATTCAACGTAAAATGGCATATGTGACTGGGCTGCCTCTTAGTATTGCGGATGAAGAT CTGTTACAGCGGAAGGAATATTTTGGGCAATATGGGAAAATTTCTAAAGTTTCTCTATCTAGGACTGCCGGTGGTTCAATCCAGCTACTTACCAATGATACTTTTAGTGT ATATATTACATATTCTAAAGAGGAAGAGGCCATACAGTGTATTCAATCTGTACATGGTTTTGTCCTGGAAGGGATGTACTTGAG AGCATCGTTTGGGACCGCAAAATATTGTCATGCTTGGTTGAGAAACACG CCTTGCAATAATCCTTCTTGTCTATATTTGCATATCCTTGGTACTGATGAAGATAGTTTTGGTAAAGATGAGGCAGCTGCAATTCATACAAG GAGTAGAGTTCAACAAATTGTTGGTGCCTCAAGTAGTGCGATGAATCGCTCAGGAAATGTCTTGCCACCTCCAGTTAATGAATTATCCAGTATTAGCTTTACTTCTACGGGGAATTCTACCTCTCAAAGTGCA GGTGCAACCAGTGATATAGTGAATCACAGTCGCTATATGGCTCGTGTCGTCCCTTATAGTGAGAAGGACGAAGGTGTTTGTGACCCAAGCAGAAGGTCGGCTATTGTAGATGTTAGACTCTCTAATATTTCTGATGCAGAGAAAGATGGAAATTGCAATGAGGACAGTGGACTTTTCGATTTGTGTTCCAATCTATGTTCGGGAACAATTAACAAAGATAATCATGCTCAAGAGCCATATTCTGATACATTGATTTTTGAAGTTCCAACTTCTAATCACCTTGTCAGTCATTTGCCAAGGGATCcaaattctatagaaatttcggatGAATCATTCAGGGAAGACTCTATATCTTTTGATGGCCAACGATCAAAGGATTCATCTCATTCTGCTAAATGTACAGGGGGTTCTGGTGGTCATTCGCTAATGCATAGGAGGACATGTAGTCTGAGTAATAATGCCATGGAGCATAGATCTTTACATAATGAAGCGGAAGAAGCTTCTCCACCACGTTCATGTGTAAATTCGACACTAATTGATGGATTACATGATTTGAAATTTCAAAGTTCTGTCAAATCTGATACAATATATACAGGTTCTAACTCATTCTCCAATGAAGAAATAGTGGAGCACCTGCGAAGGACTGAAAATGATTGCTTGAATAATTATGATGAAAGTTCTGCATTCAGTCCTGTGAATGACAGTAAAATTTCAAACATTTTAACTTGGGACTTTGGTTCACGTGACGATTCCTTGACCTTGCGTCACAGTTTAACTGGCTTGTGTAATGAACCTAATGGGCAGCATGGTTCCTGGAAATCCTTACACAGTTGTCAAGGGTTCTCATTTATGAAGCAAGATGGCTCTTCAAGTCAAAGGGCTGATTTGGATTCTTCTTCTAGTAATATCAGTCTGATGTCAAAGCAGTCATCCATCCTTCAAGACTTCAGAGAAAAGAAAGAGCAGCATATGCTTGAGTCTCAGTATCAGA TCTCAAGATCCAAAGTTATGGCACCACCTGGATTCTCAATATCCTCTAGGGACCTGCCTCCTGGTTTTCCCTTGTCTGATGAAATTGGTGGATTCTCCCGTACTCTCTCTG GTGACACTGATTTTGTTGACCCTGCCATATTAAGCTGTGGTAAAGGCAAGCCAACAAATGGTTTCTGTATCTCAGGCCTCGAAATTGGGTCACAGAGGAGAGCTTTGGAAGATGACGCAAGACTCTGGCTTCTGATGCAACAAAAATATGCTGATCAAGATGGAAAATTCTCTCGTAATCTTGCTTCACAAACTCCATCTGCATATCAGGAACAGAGGTTTCATGGTGCAGATGAGTATGCTGGCGTGAGCAATGTGTATGGCTTTACACCAAGGCCGGTGGATCAACGCCAAAGCTTTGATCAATCTTTGTACACACATTTTCCCCAACAGAAGTTTGCGAATGGCCCCATTTCTAATGGCTATCAGCATGACATCTCGGGAAATTTCCAATGTAGAAATGAGGTGGACGGGATGGCAGAATTCCAGAGAAATGAGAGATTAGGTTTCAACAAGTACTATACTGGGTATGAAAATCAAACATTCCAGGGGTCCAGGTCAGGCGATGTATTTCCCAGGGTGTTTGGGATGTAA
- the LOC132613799 gene encoding uncharacterized protein LOC132613799 isoform X1 → MTMMSNEEEKRCPLCAEEMDWTDQQFKPCKCGYQVCVWCWHHIMDIAEKDASEGRCPACRTKYEKDKVVAMQANFERAGNNNANRKSKPTKAKPKANEVRKDLTNIRVIQRKMAYVTGLPLSIADEDLLQRKEYFGQYGKISKVSLSRTAGGSIQLLTNDTFSVYITYSKEEEAIQCIQSVHGFVLEGMYLRASFGTAKYCHAWLRNTPCNNPSCLYLHILGTDEDSFGKDEAAAIHTRSRVQQIVGASSSAMNRSGNVLPPPVNELSSISFTSTGNSTSQSAGATSDIVNHSRYMARVVPYSEKDEGVCDPSRRSAIVDVRLSNISDAEKDGNCNEDSGLFDLCSNLCSGTINKDNHAQEPYSDTLIFEVPTSNHLVSHLPRDPNSIEISDESFREDSISFDGQRSKDSSHSAKCTGGSGGHSLMHRRTCSLSNNAMEHRSLHNEAEEASPPRSCVNSTLIDGLHDLKFQSSVKSDTIYTGSNSFSNEEIVEHLRRTENDCLNNYDESSAFSPVNDSKISNILTWDFGSRDDSLTLRHSLTGLCNEPNGQHGSWKSLHSCQGFSFMKQDGSSSQRADLDSSSSNISLMSKQSSILQDFREKKEQHMLESQYQISRSKVMAPPGFSISSRDLPPGFPLSDEIGGFSRTLSGSQLVNTSSSSLIHPPSLRSTSSAGDTDFVDPAILSCGKGKPTNGFCISGLEIGSQRRALEDDARLWLLMQQKYADQDGKFSRNLASQTPSAYQEQRFHGADEYAGVSNVYGFTPRPVDQRQSFDQSLYTHFPQQKFANGPISNGYQHDISGNFQCRNEVDGMAEFQRNERLGFNKYYTGYENQTFQGSRSGDVFPRVFGM, encoded by the exons AT GACAATGATGAGCAATGAAGAAGAGAAAAGGTGTCCTCTTTGTGCTGAAGAAATGGATTGGACTGATCAGCAATTTAAGCCTTGCAAATGCGGTTATCAG gtgtgtgtttggtgttggcaTCACATAATGGACATAGCAGAGAAAGATGCGTCAGAGGGACGGTGTCCTGCATGTCGAACTAAATATGAAAAGGATAAAGTTGTGGCAATGCAAGCAAATTTTGAAAG GGCAGGGAACAACAATGCGAATCGGAAAAGTAAACCAACAAAGGCAAAGCCAAAAGCTAATGAAGTGAGGAAGGATCTTACAAATATTCGGGTCATTCAACGTAAAATGGCATATGTGACTGGGCTGCCTCTTAGTATTGCGGATGAAGAT CTGTTACAGCGGAAGGAATATTTTGGGCAATATGGGAAAATTTCTAAAGTTTCTCTATCTAGGACTGCCGGTGGTTCAATCCAGCTACTTACCAATGATACTTTTAGTGT ATATATTACATATTCTAAAGAGGAAGAGGCCATACAGTGTATTCAATCTGTACATGGTTTTGTCCTGGAAGGGATGTACTTGAG AGCATCGTTTGGGACCGCAAAATATTGTCATGCTTGGTTGAGAAACACG CCTTGCAATAATCCTTCTTGTCTATATTTGCATATCCTTGGTACTGATGAAGATAGTTTTGGTAAAGATGAGGCAGCTGCAATTCATACAAG GAGTAGAGTTCAACAAATTGTTGGTGCCTCAAGTAGTGCGATGAATCGCTCAGGAAATGTCTTGCCACCTCCAGTTAATGAATTATCCAGTATTAGCTTTACTTCTACGGGGAATTCTACCTCTCAAAGTGCA GGTGCAACCAGTGATATAGTGAATCACAGTCGCTATATGGCTCGTGTCGTCCCTTATAGTGAGAAGGACGAAGGTGTTTGTGACCCAAGCAGAAGGTCGGCTATTGTAGATGTTAGACTCTCTAATATTTCTGATGCAGAGAAAGATGGAAATTGCAATGAGGACAGTGGACTTTTCGATTTGTGTTCCAATCTATGTTCGGGAACAATTAACAAAGATAATCATGCTCAAGAGCCATATTCTGATACATTGATTTTTGAAGTTCCAACTTCTAATCACCTTGTCAGTCATTTGCCAAGGGATCcaaattctatagaaatttcggatGAATCATTCAGGGAAGACTCTATATCTTTTGATGGCCAACGATCAAAGGATTCATCTCATTCTGCTAAATGTACAGGGGGTTCTGGTGGTCATTCGCTAATGCATAGGAGGACATGTAGTCTGAGTAATAATGCCATGGAGCATAGATCTTTACATAATGAAGCGGAAGAAGCTTCTCCACCACGTTCATGTGTAAATTCGACACTAATTGATGGATTACATGATTTGAAATTTCAAAGTTCTGTCAAATCTGATACAATATATACAGGTTCTAACTCATTCTCCAATGAAGAAATAGTGGAGCACCTGCGAAGGACTGAAAATGATTGCTTGAATAATTATGATGAAAGTTCTGCATTCAGTCCTGTGAATGACAGTAAAATTTCAAACATTTTAACTTGGGACTTTGGTTCACGTGACGATTCCTTGACCTTGCGTCACAGTTTAACTGGCTTGTGTAATGAACCTAATGGGCAGCATGGTTCCTGGAAATCCTTACACAGTTGTCAAGGGTTCTCATTTATGAAGCAAGATGGCTCTTCAAGTCAAAGGGCTGATTTGGATTCTTCTTCTAGTAATATCAGTCTGATGTCAAAGCAGTCATCCATCCTTCAAGACTTCAGAGAAAAGAAAGAGCAGCATATGCTTGAGTCTCAGTATCAGA TCTCAAGATCCAAAGTTATGGCACCACCTGGATTCTCAATATCCTCTAGGGACCTGCCTCCTGGTTTTCCCTTGTCTGATGAAATTGGTGGATTCTCCCGTACTCTCTCTG GAAGTCAATTAGTAAATACTTCTTCATCAAGTTTGATTCACCCCCCATCACTGAGAAGCACAAGCAGTGCAGGTGACACTGATTTTGTTGACCCTGCCATATTAAGCTGTGGTAAAGGCAAGCCAACAAATGGTTTCTGTATCTCAGGCCTCGAAATTGGGTCACAGAGGAGAGCTTTGGAAGATGACGCAAGACTCTGGCTTCTGATGCAACAAAAATATGCTGATCAAGATGGAAAATTCTCTCGTAATCTTGCTTCACAAACTCCATCTGCATATCAGGAACAGAGGTTTCATGGTGCAGATGAGTATGCTGGCGTGAGCAATGTGTATGGCTTTACACCAAGGCCGGTGGATCAACGCCAAAGCTTTGATCAATCTTTGTACACACATTTTCCCCAACAGAAGTTTGCGAATGGCCCCATTTCTAATGGCTATCAGCATGACATCTCGGGAAATTTCCAATGTAGAAATGAGGTGGACGGGATGGCAGAATTCCAGAGAAATGAGAGATTAGGTTTCAACAAGTACTATACTGGGTATGAAAATCAAACATTCCAGGGGTCCAGGTCAGGCGATGTATTTCCCAGGGTGTTTGGGATGTAA
- the LOC132613799 gene encoding uncharacterized protein LOC132613799 isoform X2 — MMSNEEEKRCPLCAEEMDWTDQQFKPCKCGYQVCVWCWHHIMDIAEKDASEGRCPACRTKYEKDKVVAMQANFERAGNNNANRKSKPTKAKPKANEVRKDLTNIRVIQRKMAYVTGLPLSIADEDLLQRKEYFGQYGKISKVSLSRTAGGSIQLLTNDTFSVYITYSKEEEAIQCIQSVHGFVLEGMYLRASFGTAKYCHAWLRNTPCNNPSCLYLHILGTDEDSFGKDEAAAIHTRSRVQQIVGASSSAMNRSGNVLPPPVNELSSISFTSTGNSTSQSAGATSDIVNHSRYMARVVPYSEKDEGVCDPSRRSAIVDVRLSNISDAEKDGNCNEDSGLFDLCSNLCSGTINKDNHAQEPYSDTLIFEVPTSNHLVSHLPRDPNSIEISDESFREDSISFDGQRSKDSSHSAKCTGGSGGHSLMHRRTCSLSNNAMEHRSLHNEAEEASPPRSCVNSTLIDGLHDLKFQSSVKSDTIYTGSNSFSNEEIVEHLRRTENDCLNNYDESSAFSPVNDSKISNILTWDFGSRDDSLTLRHSLTGLCNEPNGQHGSWKSLHSCQGFSFMKQDGSSSQRADLDSSSSNISLMSKQSSILQDFREKKEQHMLESQYQISRSKVMAPPGFSISSRDLPPGFPLSDEIGGFSRTLSGSQLVNTSSSSLIHPPSLRSTSSAGDTDFVDPAILSCGKGKPTNGFCISGLEIGSQRRALEDDARLWLLMQQKYADQDGKFSRNLASQTPSAYQEQRFHGADEYAGVSNVYGFTPRPVDQRQSFDQSLYTHFPQQKFANGPISNGYQHDISGNFQCRNEVDGMAEFQRNERLGFNKYYTGYENQTFQGSRSGDVFPRVFGM, encoded by the exons ATGATGAGCAATGAAGAAGAGAAAAGGTGTCCTCTTTGTGCTGAAGAAATGGATTGGACTGATCAGCAATTTAAGCCTTGCAAATGCGGTTATCAG gtgtgtgtttggtgttggcaTCACATAATGGACATAGCAGAGAAAGATGCGTCAGAGGGACGGTGTCCTGCATGTCGAACTAAATATGAAAAGGATAAAGTTGTGGCAATGCAAGCAAATTTTGAAAG GGCAGGGAACAACAATGCGAATCGGAAAAGTAAACCAACAAAGGCAAAGCCAAAAGCTAATGAAGTGAGGAAGGATCTTACAAATATTCGGGTCATTCAACGTAAAATGGCATATGTGACTGGGCTGCCTCTTAGTATTGCGGATGAAGAT CTGTTACAGCGGAAGGAATATTTTGGGCAATATGGGAAAATTTCTAAAGTTTCTCTATCTAGGACTGCCGGTGGTTCAATCCAGCTACTTACCAATGATACTTTTAGTGT ATATATTACATATTCTAAAGAGGAAGAGGCCATACAGTGTATTCAATCTGTACATGGTTTTGTCCTGGAAGGGATGTACTTGAG AGCATCGTTTGGGACCGCAAAATATTGTCATGCTTGGTTGAGAAACACG CCTTGCAATAATCCTTCTTGTCTATATTTGCATATCCTTGGTACTGATGAAGATAGTTTTGGTAAAGATGAGGCAGCTGCAATTCATACAAG GAGTAGAGTTCAACAAATTGTTGGTGCCTCAAGTAGTGCGATGAATCGCTCAGGAAATGTCTTGCCACCTCCAGTTAATGAATTATCCAGTATTAGCTTTACTTCTACGGGGAATTCTACCTCTCAAAGTGCA GGTGCAACCAGTGATATAGTGAATCACAGTCGCTATATGGCTCGTGTCGTCCCTTATAGTGAGAAGGACGAAGGTGTTTGTGACCCAAGCAGAAGGTCGGCTATTGTAGATGTTAGACTCTCTAATATTTCTGATGCAGAGAAAGATGGAAATTGCAATGAGGACAGTGGACTTTTCGATTTGTGTTCCAATCTATGTTCGGGAACAATTAACAAAGATAATCATGCTCAAGAGCCATATTCTGATACATTGATTTTTGAAGTTCCAACTTCTAATCACCTTGTCAGTCATTTGCCAAGGGATCcaaattctatagaaatttcggatGAATCATTCAGGGAAGACTCTATATCTTTTGATGGCCAACGATCAAAGGATTCATCTCATTCTGCTAAATGTACAGGGGGTTCTGGTGGTCATTCGCTAATGCATAGGAGGACATGTAGTCTGAGTAATAATGCCATGGAGCATAGATCTTTACATAATGAAGCGGAAGAAGCTTCTCCACCACGTTCATGTGTAAATTCGACACTAATTGATGGATTACATGATTTGAAATTTCAAAGTTCTGTCAAATCTGATACAATATATACAGGTTCTAACTCATTCTCCAATGAAGAAATAGTGGAGCACCTGCGAAGGACTGAAAATGATTGCTTGAATAATTATGATGAAAGTTCTGCATTCAGTCCTGTGAATGACAGTAAAATTTCAAACATTTTAACTTGGGACTTTGGTTCACGTGACGATTCCTTGACCTTGCGTCACAGTTTAACTGGCTTGTGTAATGAACCTAATGGGCAGCATGGTTCCTGGAAATCCTTACACAGTTGTCAAGGGTTCTCATTTATGAAGCAAGATGGCTCTTCAAGTCAAAGGGCTGATTTGGATTCTTCTTCTAGTAATATCAGTCTGATGTCAAAGCAGTCATCCATCCTTCAAGACTTCAGAGAAAAGAAAGAGCAGCATATGCTTGAGTCTCAGTATCAGA TCTCAAGATCCAAAGTTATGGCACCACCTGGATTCTCAATATCCTCTAGGGACCTGCCTCCTGGTTTTCCCTTGTCTGATGAAATTGGTGGATTCTCCCGTACTCTCTCTG GAAGTCAATTAGTAAATACTTCTTCATCAAGTTTGATTCACCCCCCATCACTGAGAAGCACAAGCAGTGCAGGTGACACTGATTTTGTTGACCCTGCCATATTAAGCTGTGGTAAAGGCAAGCCAACAAATGGTTTCTGTATCTCAGGCCTCGAAATTGGGTCACAGAGGAGAGCTTTGGAAGATGACGCAAGACTCTGGCTTCTGATGCAACAAAAATATGCTGATCAAGATGGAAAATTCTCTCGTAATCTTGCTTCACAAACTCCATCTGCATATCAGGAACAGAGGTTTCATGGTGCAGATGAGTATGCTGGCGTGAGCAATGTGTATGGCTTTACACCAAGGCCGGTGGATCAACGCCAAAGCTTTGATCAATCTTTGTACACACATTTTCCCCAACAGAAGTTTGCGAATGGCCCCATTTCTAATGGCTATCAGCATGACATCTCGGGAAATTTCCAATGTAGAAATGAGGTGGACGGGATGGCAGAATTCCAGAGAAATGAGAGATTAGGTTTCAACAAGTACTATACTGGGTATGAAAATCAAACATTCCAGGGGTCCAGGTCAGGCGATGTATTTCCCAGGGTGTTTGGGATGTAA
- the LOC132612970 gene encoding uncharacterized protein LOC132612970: MYDENINQGGGEVFSSIGFTSWNKKKSFNEHIGRPNSVHNQSRRNAEDLMRQKQSIQSVLVKQSDQQKLEYRTCLEAAIDVISCLLNQGLSFRGHREDESSFNKGNYIELLRWYTKRCDNIADAFKKAPKNNQLTSPYIQRDIITACKMETVKYIIKDLNDDYFSILVDESRDVSCKEQMAIVLRYVDRRGSVMERFIGIVHVRDTSALSLRNEIVGLLAPHSLSPSYIRGQCYDGASNMQGDLNGLKILIKKKELLSLVSDILNMVGASFKRRDELRESQAKEIEEASCKGELETSRGLNQELGLVRASDTR, translated from the exons ATGTATG ATGAAAACATCAATCAAGGGGGAGGAGAGGTATTTTCAAGTATAGGTTTTACAAGTTGGAACAAGAAGAAAAGTTTTAATGAGCATATTGGCAGACCAAACAGTGTTCATAATCAGTCAAGAAGAAATGCTGAAGATTTGATGAGACAAAAACAATCCATTCAAAGTGTACTTGTTAAACAGTCTGATCAACAAAAGTTAGAATACCGAACTTGTTTAGAAGCTGCAATTGATGTGATAAGCTGtcttttgaaccaaggattatcATTTCGGGGGCATCGTGAAGACGAATCATCTTTTAATAAAGGTAACTATATTGAACTTCTTAGATGGTATACTAAACGATGTGATAATATTGCTGATGCATTTAAAAAAGCTCCAAAGAATAATCAGTTGACTTCTCCATACATTCAAAGGGATATTATCACTGCATGTAAGATGGAAACAGTTAAGTATATCATTAAGGATTTAAATGATGATTACTTTTCCATATTAGTTGATGAATCTCGTGATGTGTCATGTAAGGAGCAAATGGCTATTGTTTTGAGGTATGTTGATAGAAGGGGGAGTGTAATGGAGCGGTTTATTGGTATTGTTCATGTTCGTGATACTAGTGCTTTGTCCCTAAGAAATGAAATTGTTGGTTTACTTGCTCCACATTCTTTAAGCCCATCTTATATACGTGGACAATGTTATGATGGAGCAAGCAATATGCAAGGAGATTTAAATGGGCttaaaatcttgataaaaaagaaa GAACTTTTATCGTTGGTTTCTGATATATTAAATATGGTTGGAGCTTCTTTCAAGCGTAGAGATGAACTTCGTGAATCTCAAGCAAAAGAAATTGAAGAAGCATCATGTAAAGGCGAGCTTGAAACTAGTAGGGGCTTGAATCAAGAACTAGGTCTTGTTAGAGCCAGTGATACTAGATAG
- the LOC132612971 gene encoding uncharacterized protein LOC132612971, producing the protein MFGPIIDVLDAIAVNARFEEKCRAKGYLKACLTFEVVFMLHFMHTILAITNELNAAFQKKEQDIANAMLLVGVAKERLQKLREKGWDSLIDEVSKFCIKYDISIPKFDEFYVILGRSRRRVAEYTVLHHYQVAIFYKIIDWQHQEFNNRFDEETTDLLLGIACLSPTDSFSSFNIEKILRLAELYPDDFDKHARIDLRFQLENYIVDVRDPDKRFSDLKGLCDFSKKLVETKKHGTYPLVFRLVKFALLLPVATAIVERAFSAMKLIKIDLRNQMDDELLSGCLVPYIEKEVFSAISNEDIMDTFQKMKSRRGEL; encoded by the coding sequence ATGTTTGGTCCTATCATTGATGTACTTGATGCTATTGCTGTTAATGCCCGTTTTGAAGAAAAGTGTAGGGCAAAGGGATATCTTAAAgcatgtttaacatttgaggTTGTCTTCATGTTGCACTTCATGCACACTATTTTAGCAATCACAAATGAGCTTAATGCAGCTTTTCAAAAGAAAGAGCAAGACATTGCAAATGCCATGCTACTTGTTGGAGTGGCAAAGGAGCGACTGCAAAAACTAAGAGAAAAAGGTTGGGATTCACTTATTGATGAGGTATCTAAATTTTGTATCAAGTATGATATTTCGATACCTAAATTTGATGAGTTTTATGTTATCCTTGGAAGATCACGTCGGAGAGTTGCTGAGTATACTGTTTTACATCACTACCAAGTTGcaatattttataaaattattgatTGGCAACATCAAGAATTCAATAATCGCTTTGATGAGGAGACAACTGATTTGCTTCTTGGAATTGCTTGCTTGAGCCCAACTGACTCTTTTTCAAGCTTTAACATTGAAAAAATATTGAGATTAGCTGAGTTGTATCctgatgattttgataaacatgcTAGGATTGACCTTCGTTTTCAGCTTGAGAATTATATTGTTGATGTACGTGATCCTGATAAAAGGTTTTCCGATCTTAAGGGACTTTGTGATTTTTCCAAGAAACTAGTAGAGACAAAGAAGCATGGAACTTATCCTCTCGTGTTCCGACTAGTGAAATTTGCTTTACTTTTGCCAGTTGCTACTGCTATAGTTGAAAGAGCTTTCTCTGCGATGAAGTTGATTAAGATTGACTTACGAAATCAAATGGATGATGAACTTTTGAGTGGTTGTTTGGTGCCTTATATAGAAAAAGAAGTATTTAGTGCTATTTCTAATGAGGATATTATGGATACCTTTCAAAAGATGAAATCTCGTCGAGGAGAATTGTAA